The Myripristis murdjan chromosome 8, fMyrMur1.1, whole genome shotgun sequence genomic sequence GAAAAGCCTGAGACGCTGCAACTGTCCACTGAAAGCCAGACCAACGAACCAAGCTGGActtcccccagctaacattcttaacaTTCTTAACTCCCTTCCAACAACTCCCTTAATCCAGTCAAAttattaaatacacacagtttGAGTTTGACCATGTGAAGCACATTTTTACTGCCTGAAATGGTTGAAAAAAGAGCTATTGTGTGGTCtgagctctctgtgctggtcgcTGGTGCTGGGCGGTTATGTTgcagactgttagctggggggaagtccagctcagtggcaggaggctaacagttagcatttggagcatccagccagtatccagcactcagtaacaatgagaggaacatagcaccactactgtcctatagaacagctggggggaagtgaaataatatcacatttctcaaaatagatgaagtatccctttaaaaagCAAGTAGGTCAAACAGGTGTGGCACTGTTGTCCTGCCTCTTCATGCTTATTGTTTACATAAAACAGTGATTATGACAGGAGATTTTGATGAGGCTACCACTTgattgttttgctgtgatttatTGTGTGCTTACGCCccagcatgagcacacagcagtgGCTCTGCTGTTGTGCTCCACTGCCTTCTGAGTGGTGTTAGCCTCCCTCACATCAGAGGTGGGCAGCACTGACTGGCCCACTGCTGCTTTGTGAGGTGATGAGCCACAGACATCACAGCATCATAGGcagttctagggggtggcagctgcccccctagaaaaatgccttgccaccctagttgccaccccaatttcagacagtttatttatttattttttaattgtggctgttcggaaactctctgttacgagactcaaatgtccgagtgcaagtaaattcagcaaaagatgacactcctactatttaaggggttgataaatgaataaataaataaataaaaatatatatttctaatgccaccttttggttttctattcaatgctttactcgtgtaccacaataatggaatgtttttgagttaaaatatcctcatttgggggttttccaagaaaatattgatatatgggatcgtttggtattaaattagcatagatatttctgccaccccttaaagtctccatgccaccctcttgccaccccatgaatatttgtctagatccgcccctgcacAGCATCCCTGTGGGCTTCTGCTGTCTGGCTCCATCATCTTCACCTACCGACAAAGATGAAGAAGACCGCAAAAGAGGCTTTGTCCCAGTCGGAGCGGAAGGCGGCCTTGGACTGCAGTCTGGAGAGCACATCGTTGAACTGATTCTCAACCTCCTCTCCAAGGTTCCTCTGCTCCATGGctggaggaacacacacagtgcagaacACATTGGATCAGTGGGTCTGGACAGCATGGCGTCTGGACCCAACAGGCAACATGGTTTGATTTCAGTGTTTGGCTGGAGAGGAAATCTACACCCTTTCGCACTGATTCAAaactccagaaaatgattatagcacaaattgttacccaagtttatgtgatATGGTGTAGTTCCCAAATGTCATCCagaaacaactaaaacaaatgtgtgtgaagtgttGATATTTCTAATATGTCATGTACCACCGATGTGTGttaaatgtgtccaggacattgaaaacacatcatgttAATTTGATGTTTACCCACTTTTCCCTACTGGGCTCACACTGAGCCCACAGACAATATGAGGCTGACTAACAGGATAATATAACCTGTTTGTCATTTCCTCTAAAAGGCCCTGTTGTTCTCCCTTGTTGCTTGTTGTCTGGTATTCTTCCGCTGTAGCTACAGTTAAGTAGTACTTTAGCCTATATGTAAGCCTACTGCTACAGAGGAGGAAACAGCACATTAAGAAGCGGGAAATGACACGGTACATGTCGGGAAATGATATTTAAATCACTGGCTGTGTTATAAAGAGTTACCGAGATAACAACACGATCTGTCACAGGTTTATAACGACAAAGTTACATTTAACCAAAAAGAGCACAAGTCATTAGTTGAAATGCATATTATTCATGCGTCGGTCCCAATAGCTGGGTGCTTACCTGTAAATGGTGTCGTATGTTTTTGTTCTCCTATCTTCCGGGTAACCAGGCGCTACCTGGACTCACCTGTTGACGTTGACGCACTGACGCACTGACGCACTGGTCTCCAGCGGCCTGCCGCGCCGTCACACCTGAGAGAGCAGCCGCTGATTGAGGCTGCTGGACACAAGTGTGGGACTGCTGCCTGGCCTGCCAGCTCTTAGTAGTACTGGTGATAGcagtagtatagtagtagtagtagtagtagtagtagtagtggtggtggtggtattggTAGTGAtactagtagtggtagtagtggtagtattagGAGTAGTAGTGGTAGAAGGCCTAGTAGGAGGAggagtaacagtagcagtagtactactactactactactactactagtagtagtaatattaggagtagtagtggtagtagtggtagcagtaatagcagttTTATTCTACAACTAATCCAATTCCATTTCTGTGGCATCACCTTACTGAACAGGTTTTTACAGCCATGTCAGAAAaaggacaagacaaaaaagaaagaaagaaagaaggaaggaaggaaggaaggaagtaaaAAGACACAAGCACTTTGGCCCAAATGAGACAGCAGTGAGTAATGAGTGTGCAGTGTATTCAGCGTCTCCTCTGTGGACTTTGAGCAGAGTGTGGCGTGCTGCGGAAAAGACAGGACATGGCTGGGACATAGCAGAGGGAAACCTCTCTAACTGACAATCAGTTGCTatatagttgttgttgttgttgttgtttttgttgttattgtgggcggaggaggacaaactggtggGTTCAGATTCCAGGGCAGCATGGTGAAGAGCTCTGCAGAcaaaacatcagctgataaaacACAGTGGACAGAGACCAGGACGTGTGGCAGGATGTGTGAACTCAAGCACAGGGACAGGACACAGCAGCAGGCTAAATAAGgacatttttatccatttttatataccattaaatatattattgatttatttatttgacttttatttatttgatttgatttgatttattgtaTATTCTAGTTTAGTAATTCTCTCAAAATATATAAAGGCTACTCTTTCCTTACCTcatcatacagtatatatactgtatattagcCTATGTGATAttgtatatttaatatattgttGGCTATGCTAGTATTTTATCCttaaattgatttgatttgatttgaaaagtttattttgaacattaacaaaacaaaaacaacaagaataacaacagacaatgaaaagtatgttcaaaaaggagtgggaagaagttaAAAGTTATGTAATCCCACCCCTACTCCCTGCACAAATAATTGATAAACTTATCCTGCTTCTTGAGAATTACTGCTATCAATAGCTATCatcataatgatgatgatgatgatgatgataataataataacaataatactgcaactactactatcactactaccagcagcagcagcagcagcagcagcaacaacaacaacaacaacaacaacaacaacaacaacaacaataataacaatgataataactatggacataatatataataaatatacacCAGTTAATCCATTTACATTTATagaaaaggacaaagacaaagggacttaacaataacaaaacacaacataaaagaaGAGAACCAACTAATaatgaatcatcatcatctatcattttacatgcttattccagagtccactgcccctttgctttcgttgtgctttttgtgtcttgtctaggtcaagctgtcctgctcatcctggaaggtcatccagctgcagatgagatggctagatgctgcgtgtcacttccatctagattacctgttcaggataccctgctgtttctgctgttgtctgctgtcccagtttgtccctatctccctgtctctgtctccttgtctctctctctcccctcccacccaaccggtCGAGGTAGATGACCAtccaccctgagtctggttctacttgagggttcttcccgttaaaggggagttttaccttgccactgtcgccaagagcatgctcaggagggaatctgttgggtttcttgtttctctactataatttgtagagcgtggtccttacctgctctacctgtaaagcgtcatgagataacttctgttgtgatttgacgctatataaataaagtttgattgattgattgattatatatttaatatatttatatatagatgTTCACctagacaggcacacacacacacatacatactgtatataattATGTATAGCGATACATTCTCTACATAATGCCACATGAAGAActgccacatggaaattatactaatatacattttattttttattactctcACAGGGTatgcatagtttttttttagtttagggttttttttttgtgtttttgtgtttgtttgtttttttggtcacaTACTGTCACCCACACTCCAGCTCACAAGGTGGCGGTACTGCACCTAAAGCTGTTTGCCGCCCGTCAAAAACACCGGAGGGAGAACACGAAGAAGAAATTGGAATAGTTTCCGGTGCTAGTAGGGGTCAGGCAGAGGGGAAACTCATACTACAAGACTACAAGATGCTTCTGCGGGTGAGTAGCgagtccagcagcagacacagcagcGTCCTGTGGCTCTGGCAGcaggacacacaaacacccacacacacacacacacacgtattatGAGAGACGCGGTGTCGGTGCGGCGGCCTCAGAGGAGCTCGGGCTGAGGCTGTGTGCTGCTCAGTGTGGCGGCTGCTTGTGTAACCGAGCAGCTGCTGGCGGACTACCTGAGGCAGGTCCACGGAGCTGTAGAGCTGGACACGGTGTGGACACACTGTCCTCATGGAGACACAAGTGGACCAGCACCAGTGTACCGTCAGGGTCagctggcgtgtgtgtgtgtgtgtgtgtgtgtgtgtgtgtgtgtgtgtgtgtgtgtgtgtgtgtgtgtgtgtgtgtgtgtgtgtgtgtgagagagagagaggctgggggACAAGGGGCAGGCCGGCCTTACAAAACCCTGTGGGTGTGTTGTAGCCCGTCACAGCTAAAGCAGGCTAATGTAGGACCGCGCTATATTATCACTATACTGTAGTCACCATATGACACCATTGCCATTTTAAAGGTTGTGCAATGTCCCGAGTATCGCAATGATATATATTGTGGTAAATAATGTCCCCGGCATCAGTCAACATTAGTTTTATCTCAGAGGTtgtcaaaaacaaaccaaaaactaCTGGTGGTAGCGAGAGTCCAGCTGCACCTgtcaacaacctgatactgagcaCATTCTgttgtcaaacacacacacatctgacaccttcaggaaaactgaatatgaaatgtgccttatcaaacttacatttacattttttattgaatttattataCCACAGgctgattattttaggaattattcATGACTGATATTCTTTAaactaacatttaaaaaaataataataataaagttctCACATagcccctgcagtactccagtgtACCACTAGGGGTATGTGTACTCGCATTTGAGAACTAGATTGTGGATACCCGACCCGAGCCCGCTGGGACCCGTCAGGTGGGCTGTGTTCagacaaacatttagaaattataaaaatatttagaaattatgttgaGATTAGGGCCGGGTTTAGTCGtgttggtgttattttagtgaaactctggtgggaaataaataaatgatggacCAACTGTCTgctctgggcaacttcctgtatagtgctggagtttctGTGGTgatgctgaaggcaacatgaAAGGCTGTTTCAGGTGGTACATGTAACCTAGTGATGAAGGACAAGTAAAATCTCAGGCTGTGGTCGGGCTCGCTTACGATGCTCTCAGGTTGGCTCGGGTTACCTGTCGGGAATGTCGCGTTGATTCTTGGTGATACACTGTTGTTTCCTGGCGTCCGTGTATCAATAAGTTATTGCCACACAAAATTTTGCAATACAATACtgtattgaatttttttcccacccccAGTAATACCAGCTAACTTGCACATGTCCTTGTCCTTCCatgcctctccctgtctctttgtcAGAGGGTCCTGCAGGTGGGAGGGGCGGCGCTGAAATGCAGCAGGTCCATCCAGCACAGCTCGGTCCTGAGGAGTCCACTTATCCCCATCGTGGTGGAGCAGACAGTGAGCTTTGTTCCAACAGCCAGATCTCTTCATCCTGATGAAGCGGCTCTGTGCAGGAGTCCCCCCTGACCAGAAACATGTCGACCTCCACCTGCACTAGGCAGTTCTCAACAGATGCCATTTCTGCGTCACATAGTTGACTAAATTAAACTGTTGTCAGTTCTtggttttcatgcttttaatcAGTTTGGAAACCATGCACCTTGTTGTGACAGGCCATGCCCACAGCCACGCCCCAGTGTGACCAGTCAGCATGTAAAGTTAATCAGCTCAAAACTGTTGAGAGCTTCTTGGAGATATGCTGCTGACAGATCAACAAACGtggaatggggtgaaaacaGTACCCCCTGTCCACCTCTGTTGGTGGAGGTAAACCTACATTTGCCGCAAGATCATTTTTGTAGTTTCATCCTGTTGACCAAAAGACATTCAGGCTTCGGTTTTGGTCACTGATGGAAAATGTTCTCcatgcacaggaagtgacacatcAAAATTTAAAGTCATAATGcccaacattttcatataaataactCTTTGTCTTCGATTAATGTGACTCGGTAGCGCTTCAGTGCCCAGGTTGTGAGAGCTTGTAGCTTTGCTGCTTTAAacacctgccctgcgttccaaatcgcatacttatactttttacttttagtatgtactgcagctgcccttacaaagtatgtagtttaggatgaaatatgcatgctaattcttttttttcccccactaaatagtatggtagtatgagtattggaacgcagcgCTGGTCAGGTAGATCTTTCCTCTGTCAGTCAGGAAGTGATGCAGTATATGTTTCCAgtctgtttggaaaaaaacacaagaagctTAATGTTTGTCAGTGATGAGGCCTGCTGCCTCCTGACTCTGACAGCTGGAGCGCTACAGGGAAGTTGTTTTGTCAGCATTCTTACAGATTCTAAAattcttcctttgtttctcaggggagaggagagcggGCGTATGACATATATTCTCGACTCCTGAGGGAGAGAATTATTTGTGTAATGGGTCCTGTAAGTATGTTCTGAAATCTCAAAAAGACCATacctgtgattttgaatgttttgcccgtttactacaatttacccacattttatattgcaacaagTCATTGTGCAAATCATGCAGTgccactaaagatttcacaacatacaatcaaaaccCCTCCATTTTCCAatttgagtttttggttgaaacagccaccttataatgttctgcttctgtggctaacaaagtcgtcaaccttcataaaccacacaactgataattggctgggGAGAGCAAACGTTTCCtcaggggactattttctggcagagggaGCATTTCATTCTGTGAATTTAAAGTCAccaaacagtgctgctgcttttaggaaaactaaagtggaagactttattatggtgatggagtactggagagaagaaagtttgaagtctctgaaagttcattttcatatcatagtgaaatgaatggaaaccaatggctggagaaaagggaggagtaATTTGTACAGTTTGTAGAtatactaaacatgcaaaatcactagGATGGTCCTTTTAAAATGTATCTTGACttgggtctgttttttttttttttttggttaatatACATACATGTTCTCAAGTATGTCTTTTTTTCACCTGCTTCCATTCTTCAGATTGATGACTCAGTAGCCAGTCTAGTCATTGCCCAGCTGCTCTTTCTGCAGTCGGAAAGCAACAACAAGCCCATCCACATGTACATCAACAGTCCCGGTGAGTGAAGGATGCACGAGGTGGCAGCCACATAGGAAGCCATGCATGCTAAATGCTCTTTGAGGTGCACAGTTCTTAGAGGAAACACTCATCTTCTCCCCTCCCTTTGCTTCCACCTCTTTATTTTCCCTCCATCCACCCGCTCACCCCCACCAGGTGGTGTGGTAACAGCCGGCCTGGCCATCTACGACACTATGCAGTACATCCTTAATCCCATCTCCACCTGGTGCGTTGGCCAGGCAGCCAGCATGGGCAGCTTGCTGCTGGCAGCGGGGACGACGGGAATGAGGCATTCACTCCCCAACGCCCGCATCATGGTGCACCAGCCTTCAGGGGGAGCTAGGGTAAGGGCCCTTCAAAGTCTGAAAAAGTCTTCAATTATTTCAAATGTGAGGCCCTAAAGGGATAGGtttgcccattttgaaaaaaaagtgttttatttcacctgCCAGCTGTTGTGTtagacagtagtggtgctgtcttcctctcatcattACTGCTGCTCTAGTGGTTGGTTGGAATGACACGCTGCAGACTCTTTGGTCACGATGGCCTGTGgctaaaacatttttgaaagggATGGAATACATAGATTGTTTCAGTCAGTAGACTTGACGTTATAACTGTGGTATTCAGTGAGGTAGAAAGTACTTAAAAATGCTTGAGTATGTACTATCCAATAGTTGCTGAAACAGTCAAATGACGTGTGAAGTGCTGTGTGTCCAGGGCCAAGCCACCGACATTGCCATCCAGGCTGAGGAGATCCTGAAACTGAAGAGGCAGATCAACAACATCTACGCCAAACACACGGGACAGTCACTGGAAACCATCGGTAGGCTGCTCACTAACTTCAAAAAGGGTTCTCATGCTGAGGAGAGTTTGCAGAGCAGATGCCACAGCCTTCACAGGGTCATGCTGCTTGTCAGTGACAAACACTAAACAGCACATatagtacagtggtccctcgtttatcgcgggagttacgttctaaaaataacccgcaataggcgaaatccgcaaagtagtcagctttattttttacaattattctagatgttttaaggctataaaacccctcactacacactttatacacttttctcagacaggcattaacatttcctcacttttctctcttgtttaaactctcaaagttcaaaccttcgtagaaaaatatgtccagtattatagaatgaacgcattctgtactgtacaggagacacggacaatggtctacagtcccttagccaatcaggacgcagaacacaatgcgctgtttaaaaaaaaaaaaaaaaacatgcaaaattgcactaaaaaaaatccacaaaactgcgaggccgcgaaagatgaaccgcgttatagcgagggacaactgtatactAATCTTCATATTATACTATTTTAGCAATGAATATGATGCAAATTCAACATACTACGCCATTCTTTACTAACTGGAAATGACTCCTGTGACTTGCGTCTAGATGTCCTCTGCCACCCAgcaacttcaaatttgaaaaacatttaaaaaaaatgtccctcaacagatattttggtttatttttgttttgatgaactTGTCATGCAGCTGTTGACAGGCAGATGTTACAGCAGATGTTTTCATCAGGTGCAACTCTGACATAAAATAGTTGAGCATTCCTCAGCGACCATGTAGAACAGTTTTTCCTCTCCTGAGCGTTGTGCAGTGGCAGATATTGACTTTACcctgtcactttgtcttttcctggaCATGCACATGTAAAGAGCCACTCAGACGTGTGAATAAACGTTTACATGGCAGAAAAATCCAGAAGAAAAGTACCTCTGCTAACCATATGTCTCTTAAGCTCTTACCCCAGTTATGGAAAGCAGTGTCCTCCCTTACATGGCATTTGAGAATTCAGATACCTACCTGGTGAATAACCCAACTACTAatttatacactatattaccaaaagtattcgctcacccattcaaatgatcagaatcaggtgtcctaatcacttggcctggccacaggtgtataaaatcaagcactcaggcatgcagactgtgaaacaagacatttgtgaaagaatgggccgctctcaggagctcagtgaattccagcgtggaactgtcataggatgccacctgtgcaacaaatccagtcgtgaaatttcctcgctcctaaatattccacagtcaactgtcagctctattataacaaaatggaagcgtttgggaacaacagcaactcagccacgaagtggtaggccacgtaaagtgacggagaggggtcagcggatgctgaagcgcatagtgcaaagaggtcgccgactttctgcacagtcaattgctacagagctacaaacttcatgtgaccttcagattagcccaagtacagtacgcagagagcttcatggaatgggtttccatggccgagcagctgcagccaagccacacatcaccaagtgcaatgcaaagcgtcggatgcaatggtgtaaagcacgccgccactggcctctagagcagtggagacgcgttctctggagtgatgaatcacgcttttccatctggcaatctgatggacgagtctgggtttggaggttgccaggagaacggtacatttcagactgctttgtgccgactgtgaaatttggtggaggaggaattatggtgtggggttgtttttcaggagctgggcttggccccttagttccagtgaaaggaactttgaatgcttcaggataccaaaacattttggacaattccatgctcccaaccttgtgggaacagtttggagcgggccccttcctcttccaacatgactgtgcaccagtgcacaaagcaaggtccataaagacatggatgacagagtctggtgtggatgaacttgactggcctgcacagagtcctgacctgaacccgatagaacacctttgggatgaattagagcggagactgagagccaggccttctcgaccaacatcagtgtgtgacctcaccaatgcacttttggaagaatggtcaaaaattcctataaacactctcctcaaccttgtggacagtcttcccagaagagttgaagctgtaatagctgcaaaaggtggaccgacatcatattgaactctatgggttaggaatgggatggcacttcagttcatagtatgagtaaaggcaggtgagcgaatacttttggtaatatagtgtatgtaagCACAGTGACTCAGTCCAGCTGCTGATAAAAAACCAAACCAATCAGTGaactctgctgctgtgctgattcgCTGGAATGAACACCTGCAGACTCGTGGGAACcaggggccagattctccaaaatgttcttactaataatctaataataacttaagacgtttcgtaaaaaaatgagaagttcataagaatgttctcaagtgctattccccattattttcttaagaactgcacattatcttaagaacttcttaattttttccacttatgaacttctcaactatctacctttatggaaacaaacagcctctagctgcaacccacagcagttccatctaaaatacaacaaaacaatatccattatagtctcaactttgatttgatgttataaagtgttttctcaaaaattgagatacatactttgtattggacagcgacgatattactaacctattagttaatggaatctaaatataattgacacatgaatggtgactggtggctaaacaaaatgtcctcatatagactcagaaacaatacatgtgcctatatgtgtctaaatactggtttagatattaggctgaattacagtttagataacgattaccactatgttaacatatacaatgtcaaattattaaggtattaatctgtgttatataatcaaatttggctctaaatgaatcaaagatgtttgaaaaatagcttaccttcacacagcatgtggttacttaagacgacctttacctgtcttaaagttacgatactatttaagaaaaatagtaagataatttctttcaagaatcccatttattcttaagaaaaatcttaagaataaagttgagaacattcttaagatcttttgtttggaagaatcttaagatattttcgaattcacaaacaaaatatcttaagattcttcttaaacccaaacttaagaaaaaaagtggaacttaagaagaaatttaatcttaagaacctttggagaatccggccccaggaAGGAGAGTAACAGAGCGCtcgtttctcctctcctctcctgtctttcaGAGAGCGTCATGGAGAGGGACCGCTACATGAGCCCCATGGAGGCCCAGGATTTTGGTATCATTGACCGGGTCCTGGTCCACCCACCCCAGGCAGGCCAGGATGAACCCGAGCTGGTGCAGAAAGAGCCGCCAGCAGCGTCCAGCCCCGCCCCAACCCCGGAGTCTTCAGCGCCGGAGCAGGCCTCCCCTGGGAgccaccccccctcctcatACAAACCTGAGCCATGAACTTTAGGAGAGCCTTCAGAGATCTGCAAATGGGccttcaggattttctgccTGAAGCGACCTGGTTTCCAGATGGAGTCTTTATGAtgta encodes the following:
- the smim22 gene encoding small integral membrane protein 22 isoform X1; the encoded protein is MTNRLYYPVSQPHIVCGLSVSPVGKTMEQRNLGEEVENQFNDVLSRLQSKAAFRSDWDKASFAVFFIFVGMVLLLLILVLIRCCCCCCCDEKPRRQKVGIENMALEH
- the smim22 gene encoding small integral membrane protein 22 isoform X2 → MEQRNLGEEVENQFNDVLSRLQSKAAFRSDWDKASFAVFFIFVGMVLLLLILVLIRCCCCCCCDEKPRRQKVGIENMALEH
- the clpp gene encoding ATP-dependent Clp protease proteolytic subunit, mitochondrial, with amino-acid sequence MLLRRVLQVGGAALKCSRSIQHSSVLRSPLIPIVVEQTGRGERAYDIYSRLLRERIICVMGPIDDSVASLVIAQLLFLQSESNNKPIHMYINSPGGVVTAGLAIYDTMQYILNPISTWCVGQAASMGSLLLAAGTTGMRHSLPNARIMVHQPSGGARGQATDIAIQAEEILKLKRQINNIYAKHTGQSLETIESVMERDRYMSPMEAQDFGIIDRVLVHPPQAGQDEPELVQKEPPAASSPAPTPESSAPEQASPGSHPPSSYKPEP